The genome window TTTAGCATAGGCCGTGCCACTCTTGCTCGCCTCGAATCGGGCACGTGATTACGGCATGTTACTGCACCACCGGTTGTTTCGGGCCATGCGAATAGGGGGCACGCCGATTACGCACCCCCTATTCTGCACATTATTTACGCACACCATGAACAGCGGCGCATCAGGCTGCCAGACGGTCATGCGTTCCCGCCGCGTAGAGCCTGCGAAGATCGTCATCGGAAAGGGGGCGTTTGGGTCGACTGCCCGCTCCGTTCTGCCCGACGCTGAAAGGGACATGTCCCGTGATGCATTCAACTATCGTAAAGGAGGAACAATTTGTTTATTTTTTCACTAAACATTTTTTAGTATCGGCCGATAAATTTCATAGCTCTCAAGCGACAACTTCTTCATCACTTGTTTACAGTGGGAGGTTTCAATGTTGGCTAAAAAACTGGCATTCAAGGTATTGGCGATCCTCGGGATATGCCTCTCGCTCGGCCTCTTCACGCTGGGGTCGGTGGCAGGATGGCTTCAGTTCAGGTCATCCCTCGATCTCCAGCTCAAGAATGCCCGTAACCTGGCAGGGCTCATCATCCACGACATTGACGGCTACATGATGAAGGGCGACTCCACTGAAGTGGACCGCTTCATCTCCGAGGTCAAGGGTAAGAAATTCATCATGGACCTCAGGATTTTCGACGAGCTTGCCAAAGAGGTGTCGCCGACCCCCTCCCAGACCCCCAACGCCAAGATCCAGCAGGCCATTGCCGCCGGCCGCACCCTTGAATTCAAGGAAACCATGGATGGCAAGCACACCCTGAGCCTCGTCCTTCCCTTCCCCAACGAGCAGCGCTGTCAGAGCTGTCACGACGCTGGCGCCGCCTACCTGGGCGGGCTCCTGGTCACCACCTCCATCGAAGAGGGCTATGTGGGCGCCCGCCACCTGCTCATCATGCTGGCCGTGGTGGGAACCGGTTTCTTTCTGGTGCTCCTGGCCTGCATGTACTTCTTCTTCAGCAAGACGATCATCGCACCCATTGCCGATGTCTCGCGCCAGGTGGACGAACTGGCCGGCGGCGGCGGCGATCTGACCAGGGTCCTGCCCGTACGGACCCAGGACGAGATCGGCAACCTGGCCAGCGGCATCAACCGGCTCACGTCGACCATCCAGGGCATCATCACCCGCATCGCCCAGAACGCGGCGCAACTGGCGGCGGCGGCGAGCCAGCTCAACGTTACGTCTGCGGACATGGCCCGGAGCATGGAGGCGATGGCCGGCCAGGCCACGACCGTTGCCACGGCCAGCGAGCAGATGGCCTCCACCTCCCAGGAGATCGCGGGAAGTTGTTCAATCGCCGCCGACGGCGCCATGCAGGCCACCGAAACGGCCCGGGACGGAGCGGAAGTGGTGGAACGGACCATCGCCGTCATGGCGAGCATCGCCGACCGGGTGAAGGACACGGCCCGGACCGTGGAAAGCCTCGGCAGCAGGAGCGACCAGATCGGCGAGATCATCGGCACCATTGAGGACATTGCCGACCAGACCAACCTGCTGGCCCTCAACGCCGCCATCGAGGCGGCCCGGGCCGGCGAACAGGGGCGCGGCTTCGCCGTGGTGGCCGACGAGGTCAGGGCCCTGGCCGAGCGCACCACCCGCGCCACGAAAGAGATCGGCTCCATGATCAAGAGCATCCAGCAGGAGACCCGCGGCGCGGTCACGTCCATGGAGGAGGGGGTTCACGAGGTCACCCGCGGCACCGACGAGGCCTCGCGCTCGGGCGAATCGCTCCAGGCAATCCTCCAGCGCGTCTCCGACGTGACCGGGCAGGTGAACCAGATCGCCACCGCCGCCGAAGAGCAGAACGCCACCACCGGCGAGATTACCAGGAACATCCAGGACATCACCGATACGGTCCAGAGCACGGCCCGCGGTGCGCAGGATTCGGCTCAGGCGGCCGGCCAACTGGCTGGCCTGGCCCGCGAGCTGCAGGAACTGGTGGGTAAATTCAGGATCGGGGCCTGAGGCATTTCCCCGGCGGTTGCGTGTCGACAGCCGCCGGGGGAACGGTGCGGCAGGGATCAGTCGGAAAAGTCGGCCAGGGTGCGGAGGGTTTCGGCCAATTCGGTCCGCGCCACGGCAAAGAGCTTGTCAAGCACGCGCACCGTCGGAGCGGGCGGATAGAGGGGCAACGCAACGCGGTAGATGAGGTCCAGGTAGCCGTCCTGCCGGTTCTCCTCCAGGAAAAGCATCCCGTAGGGAAGGATCGGCGCCGAGAGAAGCGCGTCCTCCATGACGGCATCATCGTCGCTCCAGAAGGGAATGATCATCTCCACGGAGAGGCAGAGCCCCACGCCGGTCAGGTCTTCGCCGGCAAAGACGAGCACCTCGTCCTGCTGGGAGCTGTCGGGCACGATCGCCTCCGGGCAGACCAGCCCGGCCGGGATGACCATGAGCCGCCCGTGCAGGGGATCCAGGCCGTAGGCCCACCCCTTTCGCTCCAGGTAGCGCTCCAGCGAGCGGTACGCCTTTTCCTGAAGACGCCCCACCCCGGCATAGAAGTGACCGCGAAACTCGTGACGCCGCAGAATGAGTTCGTCCAGGGCGATGAAATCATCTTCCCCCGCAACCGGACGCCCCGACCGCTTCTCCACGTTGTTCACCACCAGCCGCAACTGCGGTCGCTTCCGCTCGTCCTTGTCCTTGCTCATGCCGCCCCCGCTCCCCTTTCGTGGCTCCCGTCGGTACCCGTTCAAGATACCTTTCCGCGTTGCGCAGTGTCAACGGAAAGGAGCCGGCGCACCACGCGGCGCACCGTCGCCGCCGGCGCTCCCTTTTCAGATGACTTGTCAGACAGATTCGGGTACTCTTCCGGCCGGCGAATTACCACAACGGAGGCATCCATGGGCGTTCACGAGCTTACCCACCCGTTAGTCAGGCACAAGATCGGCCTCATGCGCGAGGCGGATATCAGCACCAAGAAATTCCGGGAACTTGCCGCCGAGCTGGCACGGTTGCTGGCCTACGAGGCATGCGGCGACTTCCCCCTGGAGGTCCGGACCATCACCGGCTGGGACGGCAACCCCGTGGAGATCGAGCAGATCAAGGGGAAGAAGGTGACGGTGGTGCCCATCCTGCGGGCCGGCATCGGTATGCTCGACGGGGTTCTCGACATGATCCCCAACGCCAAGGTGAGCGTGGTGGGACTCGCCCGCAACGAGGAAACCCTCGAAGCCCACACCTATCTGGAGAAGTTCGTGGGCAAGCTTGACGAACGGCTGGCCCTCATCCTCGACCCCATGCTCGCCACGGGCGGTTCCATGGAAGCAACCATCAGCATGCTCAAGCACAACGGCTGCCGCCAGATCCGGGTCCTGGCGCTGGTGGCGGCACCCGAGGGGCTCTCCCGGGTCACTGCCGCCCATCCCGACGTGGACATCTACGTGGCGGCCATTGACCGCTGCCTCAACGGACACGGCTACATCCTCCCCGGTCTCGGCGACGCTGGGGACAAGATCTTCGGCACCAAATAACTTCCCGCGGAGCATGCCATGACCCACCACCAGGAACCGGCCTGGCGCCAGGCCATCGCCGGCGCGCAGATCCTCTTCGTCGCCTTCGGCGCCCTCGTGCTGGTGCCGATCCTCACCGGGCTCAACCCGAGCATGGCCCTGCTGGGCGCCGGCATCGGCACCCTGATCTTCCAGGCATGCACCGGCCGCAAGGTCCCCATCTTCCTGGGTTCGTCCTTCGCATTCATCGCGCCGATCATCTACAGCGTCCAGACCTGGGGCATCCCGGCCACCCTGTCGGGGCTCTTCGCCTCCGGCGCGCTCTATCTGATGCTGGCCCTGCTCATCAAGTTACGGGGCGTCGCATTCATCCACCGGATCATGCCCCCCGTGGTGGTGGGCCCCATCATCATGCTCATCGGCCTGGGGCTCGCCGGCGTAGCGGTCAATCTGGCCATGGGCAAGACCGGCGACGGCAAGGCGGTGCTGGTGGACTACCAGACCGCCCTCCTGGTGGCCGGCGTATCGCTCGCCACTACCGTGGTCATCGCCCTGAAGGCAAAGGGGATCTTCCGGCTCATACCGATCCTTGCCGGGGTTGCCGTGGGCTACAGTCTCTCGGCGTTCCTGGGGCTGGTAAACTTCAGCGCCATCGCCGCGGCACCCTGGTTCGCCGTGCCTCCCTTCGTGACGCCCCAGTGGAGCTGGCCGGCGATCTTCTTCATGATCCCGGTGGCGCTGGCCCCGGCCATCGAGCATGTGGGCGACATCATCGCCATCGGCGCCGTTACGGGACGCGACTACACCGCCCGGCCGGGGCTCCACCGCACCATGCTCGGCGACGGGCTGGCGGTCTGCGTGGCCGGACTCATCGGCGGCCCACCGGTGACCACCTATTCCGAGGTGACCGGCGCGGTCATGATCACCCGCAACCACAACCCCGTCATCATGACCTGGGCCGCCTGCATCGCCATCCTCATGGCCTTTTTCGGCAAGTTCAACGCCCTGCTCCAGTCCATTCCCACCCCGGTCATGGGGGGATCATGATCCTGCTGTTCGGCAGCATCGCCGCCGTCGGCCTCAATACCCTCATCCATGCCCGGGTCGACATGCACCGGCCCCGCAACCTGGTGATCGTGTCGCTGGTACTCGTGTTCGGCATCGGTGGTCTGACCCTCCAGACCGGCTGGGTGACTCTCCAGGGGGTGAGCCTCTGCGGCATCACCGCCGTGCTCCTCAACCTCTTCCTGCCCAAGGAGAAAAGGGACAGCGCCCAACAGGCGTTCTGAACGTCCCTTGACGGACACCTCCCCCGTGATAGCATCTAGCTAGCCATCATCCGGACCACGGGAAGGGGGTCAATATGCCGAACGCCACCATCGACAGGGACGAACTGCGGAAAGAACTGGCCGACGGGGCACTCATCCTCATCGACGTGCTGCCCAAGGAATACTACGGGGAGTGTCACGTGGCAGGCGCCTGCAATGCCTGCGTCCACGAAGTGACGTTTCTGGACCAGGTGAAGGCCATAACCGCCGACAAGGACGCGGCCATCGTGGTTTACGGGTCGAGCGGCCGCTCCCGGGATGCGGCGGTGGCGGCGGAGAAGCTGGCGGAGGCAGGCTATCGCAACGTGCGGGCCTTCACCGGCGGCCTCCACGAATGGCGCGCCGCCGGCCTGCCGGTGAACGAAGCCCCGGAACAGGCCGTGCCGGCACCGACACTCCGGGACGGGACCTACTGGGCCGACCCGGCCAAAAGCATGCTCCACTGGACCGGCCGCAACATCAACGGCCGGCATCACGGCACCATCGCCGTGGCAAGCGGCGAACTGACCATGTCCGGGGGGACGCCCGTCACCGGACAGGTGGTCGTGGACATGACCGCCATCGTCGACGTCGATCTGGCCGACAGCGCCCTGAACCGCCTTCTGGTCGCCCACCTGCAATCGGATGACTTCTTCGACACCGCCCGCCACCCCACCGCCACCTTCGATCTGACCGGGGCCGAGCCGCTGCCGGACGCCACCCCCGGCACCCCCAACTACCGGATCACAGGGGCACTTACCATCAGGGGAACGAGCCACCCCGTCGCCTGTCCCGCCCTCATCGCACCCCGGCAGGACGGCGGCGTCACGGCCCAGGCATGTCTCGACCTGGACCGGACCCGCTGGAACGTCAACTACGGCTCAGGCAAGTTCTTCGAAAAACTGGGGATGCACCTGGTCAACGACCTGATCAGCGTGGAACTCCACCTGGTGGGATACTGAAAAAGGGCGGCCCGTGGGCCGCCCTGCTCTCGATCACTCCTGCTTCTCGAAATTCCCCTTTTCCTGGCACTGGGGACACTTCTGGGGCTTACA of Geobacter anodireducens contains these proteins:
- the upp gene encoding uracil phosphoribosyltransferase (Catalyzes the formation of uracil and 5-phospho-alpha-D-ribosy 1-diphosphate from UMP and diphosphate); amino-acid sequence: MGVHELTHPLVRHKIGLMREADISTKKFRELAAELARLLAYEACGDFPLEVRTITGWDGNPVEIEQIKGKKVTVVPILRAGIGMLDGVLDMIPNAKVSVVGLARNEETLEAHTYLEKFVGKLDERLALILDPMLATGGSMEATISMLKHNGCRQIRVLALVAAPEGLSRVTAAHPDVDIYVAAIDRCLNGHGYILPGLGDAGDKIFGTK
- a CDS encoding rubredoxin, yielding MATWKCGTCGFTKEGRCKPQKCPQCQEKGNFEKQE
- a CDS encoding sulfurtransferase, whose amino-acid sequence is MPNATIDRDELRKELADGALILIDVLPKEYYGECHVAGACNACVHEVTFLDQVKAITADKDAAIVVYGSSGRSRDAAVAAEKLAEAGYRNVRAFTGGLHEWRAAGLPVNEAPEQAVPAPTLRDGTYWADPAKSMLHWTGRNINGRHHGTIAVASGELTMSGGTPVTGQVVVDMTAIVDVDLADSALNRLLVAHLQSDDFFDTARHPTATFDLTGAEPLPDATPGTPNYRITGALTIRGTSHPVACPALIAPRQDGGVTAQACLDLDRTRWNVNYGSGKFFEKLGMHLVNDLISVELHLVGY
- a CDS encoding chemotaxis protein; protein product: MLAKKLAFKVLAILGICLSLGLFTLGSVAGWLQFRSSLDLQLKNARNLAGLIIHDIDGYMMKGDSTEVDRFISEVKGKKFIMDLRIFDELAKEVSPTPSQTPNAKIQQAIAAGRTLEFKETMDGKHTLSLVLPFPNEQRCQSCHDAGAAYLGGLLVTTSIEEGYVGARHLLIMLAVVGTGFFLVLLACMYFFFSKTIIAPIADVSRQVDELAGGGGDLTRVLPVRTQDEIGNLASGINRLTSTIQGIITRIAQNAAQLAAAASQLNVTSADMARSMEAMAGQATTVATASEQMASTSQEIAGSCSIAADGAMQATETARDGAEVVERTIAVMASIADRVKDTARTVESLGSRSDQIGEIIGTIEDIADQTNLLALNAAIEAARAGEQGRGFAVVADEVRALAERTTRATKEIGSMIKSIQQETRGAVTSMEEGVHEVTRGTDEASRSGESLQAILQRVSDVTGQVNQIATAAEEQNATTGEITRNIQDITDTVQSTARGAQDSAQAAGQLAGLARELQELVGKFRIGA